The following proteins are co-located in the Pyrobaculum calidifontis JCM 11548 genome:
- a CDS encoding NADH-quinone oxidoreductase subunit K codes for MTAALVVGFVLILLGVYGIATTRHLVRILISLELATVGAFAMLAPALVTSPALAFYGVLLLVIISVSEATILAALIYRSYVLTKSTDLSALSEGREV; via the coding sequence ATGACCGCGGCGCTGGTGGTGGGTTTCGTGTTAATACTACTCGGCGTTTACGGCATTGCGACTACGCGGCACTTGGTGCGCATATTGATATCGCTGGAGCTCGCCACAGTGGGCGCCTTCGCCATGCTGGCGCCAGCGCTTGTAACAAGCCCTGCACTGGCCTTCTACGGGGTCTTACTCCTCGTGATCATTTCAGTGTCTGAGGCGACTATTCTCGCGGCGTTGATATACAGAAGCTACGTCCTTACCAAGAGCACGGACTTGTCCGCGCTTTCAGAGGGGAGAGAGGTATGA
- a CDS encoding NADH-ubiquinone oxidoreductase — protein MIDLILLSAALFFGILAVYSRDNVYSASSLAAAAGAVGAYYAYLMQFAAAFLLFVIYIGAVMLLVIMTAAMYGGVQRQGGKYFLATTLVTLVVVLLSVVVWLGPQAKPQAYLPADLATVVVLLFGVVVVSLLTGVEVARRV, from the coding sequence ATGATAGATTTAATACTCCTCTCGGCGGCGTTGTTTTTCGGAATTCTTGCGGTATACTCTAGGGACAACGTGTACTCGGCCTCTAGCCTGGCCGCTGCGGCGGGGGCCGTCGGCGCATATTACGCATACCTCATGCAGTTCGCCGCGGCATTTCTACTCTTCGTCATATACATAGGCGCAGTGATGTTGCTTGTGATAATGACCGCCGCAATGTACGGCGGCGTGCAGAGGCAGGGCGGGAAGTACTTCCTTGCCACAACTCTGGTGACGTTGGTAGTCGTGTTGCTAAGCGTCGTGGTGTGGCTTGGGCCACAGGCAAAGCCTCAGGCCTACTTGCCTGCCGATTTGGCTACTGTGGTGGTGCTGTTGTTTGGGGTTGTTGTAGTCTCTTTGTTAACTGGCGTAGAGGTGGCTAGGAGGGTATGA
- the nuoI gene encoding NADH-quinone oxidoreductase subunit NuoI, with amino-acid sequence MSGTSIVKATVGALRVAARNFVKPERITIYYPYEKLDYGRMRGWIGLWTEKCTSCMLCARICPTNAIKMYLAPNNKRYPGIDYGRCIMCHFCIDICPTDALYPTDIKELTWYDYREMVYTPDMEREPPKVQEPYKSVKVVIKYINGVPKKVVQSK; translated from the coding sequence ATGAGTGGGACTTCTATAGTAAAGGCAACAGTAGGCGCGCTTAGAGTTGCCGCAAGGAATTTTGTAAAGCCAGAGCGTATAACTATATACTACCCATACGAGAAGCTCGACTACGGCAGAATGAGGGGGTGGATCGGATTGTGGACTGAGAAATGTACGTCGTGTATGCTATGTGCAAGGATTTGTCCCACAAATGCGATAAAGATGTACCTAGCTCCAAACAACAAGCGTTACCCGGGCATTGACTATGGCCGCTGTATAATGTGCCACTTCTGCATAGACATATGCCCCACCGACGCCCTCTACCCCACCGATATTAAAGAGCTGACTTGGTACGACTACCGCGAGATGGTATATACGCCGGACATGGAGAGAGAGCCGCCTAAGGTACAGGAGCCGTATAAATCCGTAAAAGTTGTGATTAAGTACATAAACGGCGTACCTAAGAAAGTAGTTCAATCGAAATAA
- a CDS encoding NADH-quinone oxidoreductase subunit D: MKMEEYGIVLKEERLEGGRRVLDIFWGPQHPSSGHTRFIVEVDGDIVVNVTPDPGYVHRTMEKLGETRHWIQNIPLFERLSLPDAINVTWAYAMAIERLAGLDVSPRAQYLRVIMGELSRISTHLYDLGLHAIMIGSSTGFMWAYGLRELLVQLWAMVSGSRTTPTWVLPGGVRTAPPDAFYEQTRGFLQYLEKKIDEFVRVVIKNPVGYYRLKDVGYLSKEDAARLMATGPGARGSGIDWDARRVYRYGIYDEFEWDVCVEDGGDSLARAMVRICEIMQSARIIRQALDRAPRDGPLVGESVAHRIPPKQREKVNELVRLQALFTMMLPQGEGTGITEGGRGRYYFHVLGDGSEKPYRVRISTPSWQNLRAMIKAFIGARLMDLPAIYGSFGYFPPEQDR; the protein is encoded by the coding sequence ATGAAGATGGAGGAGTATGGAATTGTCCTTAAGGAGGAGCGGCTGGAGGGCGGCCGCAGAGTTCTCGACATTTTTTGGGGGCCGCAACACCCCTCCTCTGGCCACACCCGGTTTATAGTTGAGGTGGATGGAGACATTGTAGTCAACGTGACCCCAGACCCGGGCTATGTTCACAGGACTATGGAGAAGCTGGGCGAGACTCGTCATTGGATTCAAAACATCCCCCTCTTCGAGCGGCTTTCTCTCCCAGACGCCATTAACGTGACTTGGGCTTATGCGATGGCCATCGAGCGGCTGGCCGGCCTCGATGTGTCTCCAAGGGCACAGTATCTGAGGGTAATTATGGGGGAGCTGAGCCGTATCTCGACTCACTTGTACGACCTAGGCCTCCACGCCATTATGATTGGGTCATCCACGGGCTTTATGTGGGCCTACGGCCTACGCGAGCTGTTGGTGCAACTGTGGGCCATGGTCTCGGGCTCGCGCACGACGCCCACGTGGGTTCTGCCCGGCGGCGTGAGGACCGCGCCTCCCGACGCCTTCTATGAACAGACGCGGGGCTTCCTCCAATACCTTGAGAAAAAGATTGATGAGTTTGTCAGAGTGGTGATTAAGAACCCCGTCGGCTATTACAGGCTTAAGGACGTCGGCTACTTGAGCAAGGAAGATGCGGCGCGGCTCATGGCCACAGGGCCCGGCGCCAGGGGGTCAGGCATAGATTGGGACGCCAGGAGGGTATATAGGTACGGCATATACGACGAGTTTGAGTGGGACGTCTGCGTCGAAGATGGCGGCGACTCGCTGGCCAGAGCTATGGTTAGGATCTGCGAAATTATGCAGAGCGCACGTATTATTAGACAGGCGCTGGATAGGGCGCCCCGCGACGGGCCTTTGGTGGGCGAATCCGTAGCGCACAGGATACCGCCAAAGCAGAGGGAAAAGGTCAATGAGCTAGTGCGCCTTCAGGCACTGTTTACAATGATGTTGCCGCAGGGCGAGGGCACTGGCATCACTGAAGGCGGGAGGGGGCGCTACTACTTCCACGTACTCGGCGACGGATCAGAGAAGCCCTACCGCGTCCGCATAAGCACACCGTCATGGCAGAACTTGAGAGCTATGATAAAGGCCTTCATAGGTGCGCGGCTCATGGACCTCCCCGCGATATACGGCTCCTTCGGCTACTTCCCCCCAGAGCAAGACAGGTAA
- the nuoH gene encoding NADH-quinone oxidoreductase subunit NuoH, translated as MDLWGLLFSARLWFFVLMLAVSGIVLLTVVWFERKAAARVQMRVGPYHVSPWLGGYLQLLADAFKFIISEPIVPRGAHKLLFTWGPPLFVTLAFGASLLLPLTPELRLIKDPNLLPYGLVFSLVVLLLVSIAIVIIGWSVNNKFAYVGAAREALLVAAYELPLVLSVLAMFILYGTLDPLKIVEKQSILVGAVLNPFAFLVYLVATAMATARFPFEIADYEGDVATGPYSDYGGVFLVLSFAGGTYYATFSYSFLASLLFLGGWNLPGFAVGSWPQDILGHLVLAAWVMFKTLVLMLFFAFLRAAMPVLRLDHTLALGWRGLLILGVAAVLWSTALKLAGL; from the coding sequence ATGGACCTCTGGGGTCTCCTCTTCTCGGCTAGGCTCTGGTTTTTTGTACTGATGCTAGCTGTCTCTGGGATTGTGCTACTAACAGTGGTGTGGTTTGAGAGAAAGGCAGCGGCCAGGGTGCAGATGAGGGTGGGGCCCTACCACGTATCTCCCTGGCTTGGCGGCTATCTACAGCTTTTGGCAGACGCCTTTAAGTTCATAATTAGCGAGCCCATTGTGCCAAGGGGCGCGCATAAGTTGCTTTTCACGTGGGGCCCGCCTCTGTTTGTCACTCTTGCATTTGGCGCATCGCTCCTCCTGCCGCTGACTCCGGAGCTTAGGCTTATTAAAGACCCCAACCTGTTGCCCTACGGCCTTGTGTTTTCGCTCGTGGTGCTCCTCCTAGTCTCTATCGCCATTGTAATAATTGGGTGGTCTGTTAATAACAAGTTTGCATACGTAGGAGCCGCCCGCGAGGCGCTTCTCGTGGCTGCCTACGAGTTGCCGCTAGTGCTCTCCGTCTTGGCAATGTTCATACTCTACGGAACTCTAGACCCCCTGAAGATTGTGGAAAAGCAGTCCATCCTCGTAGGCGCCGTGCTTAACCCATTTGCCTTTCTAGTCTACTTGGTAGCTACCGCCATGGCCACCGCCCGCTTCCCCTTTGAAATCGCGGATTATGAAGGCGACGTGGCCACTGGGCCTTACAGCGACTACGGCGGCGTATTTCTAGTGCTCTCCTTCGCAGGCGGCACCTACTATGCGACATTCTCCTACTCCTTCCTCGCCTCTCTGCTCTTCCTCGGGGGGTGGAATCTCCCAGGGTTTGCCGTGGGGAGCTGGCCCCAGGACATCCTCGGACACTTGGTGCTTGCGGCGTGGGTGATGTTCAAGACGCTGGTCCTTATGCTCTTCTTCGCGTTCCTGAGGGCCGCCATGCCAGTGTTGCGCCTAGATCACACGCTGGCGCTGGGGTGGAGAGGCCTCTTGATCCTTGGCGTAGCCGCAGTGCTTTGGTCAACCGCGCTTAAGCTGGCGGGGCTATGA